GTGAAGCAAAAATGAACGTCCTGTGTGATATTCAATCAGCCGTCggcctgtgattttttttttgtgtacattttgtgTGATTATTGCTGGGACATCAGGGCGCTTCTGTTTGCCTTCATTTTCTCCAGGCGCTTCACTAGGTGGCTGTTCCCTACTTCCAGCTCGTCGATTTTATCCAGTGCAGTACGAAGCTGAGGAGAGGAGAACAGTGAATTAGCTGCTTCTTTCACACCTACGTATGCTACGTATCTGACAGCCTGTTTCAAAGTGAACATTAAGATGggcaatacaattatacaaaattAATTGGGTATGGTAGTATGTCTTCCTCTTACCTAGAATCTGcaagaaataaagaaatcacTGACTCCATTCCAActtatcatttgtttttaattgcgtTACCTACGGTGAAGCTTTTCTATGGCTAGTAAATTAGCAGGACCTCAAATAGTTCAAATTACCTCTCTTTGCAGCTTGCGCTTTTCAGCTTTGAGATCATCTTCCACCTTCTCAGCGTTTTCTGAAGCACTTTTGTAGCGAGTAACCTGACCTTCCAATCGTATTAcctgaattaaaaaagaaaagacttaAACTTTGCTACTCTACAGCAGTGCTGGAACAAACATGCTATTTTCATATATCTCACAAACATTGAGATACTTACGTTTTGTTCCAAAGTTGTTACTTCTTGTTCTGATTTTACTAGTTTAAATTTGAGGTCACTAATTTGCCTGTTAGAATCTCCTGCGGAATATTAAAAGACAGTTTAATATTAAGCACTGTTCTCTCTCATACACATAGTTCATATACCGTTTGTGGATTGCCATATgatttgtgttttattgcatGCTTGACTATTATTTGTAGATAATTGAAATACAATGCAATAGATTAAAGGTTGCTACAGCTTCCTGGTATCTTATCACTTCCTGTACATTAGGCCAATGTGTGACCTTCAGGACAGGAAATTATTAAAAGAAGAGAGTTTTTATTGTGTACTTCAAGAACCTTaagttacagttaaaaaaaaaaaaaaaactgtgaaaactGATGTCAAACTGACTGATGCTGCACTCCTTTAATGAACAGTAAGTGTCCAGTATCTC
The Acipenser ruthenus chromosome 10, fAciRut3.2 maternal haplotype, whole genome shotgun sequence DNA segment above includes these coding regions:
- the LOC131738192 gene encoding leucine-rich repeat flightless-interacting protein 2-like isoform X1 yields the protein MRQADDELNSLHASSSSSSFSPYEIRLRKLVDERESLLEQIRKLKAQLDDKKKNVNVESVVSEEEVLENGTDVHVMDLQRDSNRQISDLKFKLVKSEQEVTTLEQNVIRLEGQVTRYKSASENAEKVEDDLKAEKRKLQRELRTALDKIDELEVGNSHLVKRLEKMKANRSALMSQQ
- the LOC131738192 gene encoding leucine-rich repeat flightless-interacting protein 2-like isoform X2, translating into MIIFQGLQEIRLRKLVDERESLLEQIRKLKAQLDDKKKNVNVESVVSEEEVLENGTDVHVMDLQRDSNRQISDLKFKLVKSEQEVTTLEQNVIRLEGQVTRYKSASENAEKVEDDLKAEKRKLQRELRTALDKIDELEVGNSHLVKRLEKMKANRSALMSQQ